From Flavobacterium alkalisoli, the proteins below share one genomic window:
- a CDS encoding immunoglobulin domain-containing protein, with product MQAQTRVYANSATVSNSAHIDNATNAYDSNLTTFANVRANSGVALGLGAYNGYIELQFPSTLPANTTSYVKIETEDDLLNSLLGGSLGELLADVLGVVLTGSQEFTVQAKNNTTIVLQGDSQDAGEFATDRMRIVVDNAGDFYVMITPDQAYNRIRITNRTGGSLLGLGTVKDLSVYDAFYVTTPANCGQPVFTSFSASGLNLDLIDLGTNGVQNPENAIDTDPDNFSTLSFGVLGVAGAIEQTVYFEGSSLSTDEFTLRMRLTGTILDLNLANNINVRSYNGATLVQDVTLSTLLSLNLLNLNGGEIISIPLTPGAPVDRITLEFESFVGLSVSQNLDFFGITRTAAQPEITDVDTQDARGCEGGTVDLYADTDPANELRWYDAAEDGNLLATVAAGDPFTTPVLTADVTYYVAAARIGCTEESLRVAVDVTVTSVATPSGTATQEFCSYGGFTVGDIVVNESNVVFYDQATGGTQFLDTDALTDATVYYAAQVDALTGCESVTRFAITVNLNDLCDVTLNVKVLLQGALYNSTPGVMRDNLRSQGLIPLNQPYSSALNSRFTQVNGGGTETTTNTVLNANSGTNDAIVDWIFIEIRDAANSQTIFKTVSALLQRDGDVVASDGSSLRVTGLPETFYIAVKHRNHFGAMGSQLLTVLNGEVTLDFTTIDSADLFSLSGFTGANSMVTVSGVKALYAGNANYDNKVKYDGAANDRQVLASQVLSHPSNTNQVLNFSSATGYYSGDVNMDGKVLYDGASNERLIIQNIVITYPLNTSGLNNYNGMVEQIPQ from the coding sequence ATGCAGGCGCAAACGAGGGTTTACGCTAATTCGGCTACAGTTTCCAATTCGGCCCATATAGATAATGCAACCAATGCTTATGATAGTAATCTTACAACGTTTGCCAATGTTAGGGCAAATTCAGGAGTTGCTCTAGGCTTAGGTGCGTATAACGGATATATTGAATTGCAGTTTCCTTCAACATTACCTGCAAATACCACTTCTTATGTAAAAATTGAAACGGAAGACGATTTATTAAACTCATTATTAGGAGGAAGTTTAGGAGAACTACTGGCAGATGTACTGGGTGTAGTTTTAACAGGGAGTCAGGAATTTACTGTACAGGCAAAAAATAATACCACAATTGTTTTGCAGGGTGACAGTCAGGATGCAGGAGAGTTTGCTACAGACAGGATGAGGATAGTAGTTGATAATGCCGGAGATTTTTATGTAATGATAACTCCGGATCAGGCTTATAACAGAATTAGAATAACTAACAGGACAGGTGGTTCATTATTAGGTCTGGGTACTGTAAAAGACTTGTCTGTTTATGACGCCTTTTATGTAACGACTCCTGCAAATTGTGGTCAGCCGGTGTTTACTTCATTCAGTGCATCAGGGTTAAACCTTGATCTTATAGATTTAGGGACAAATGGGGTACAAAATCCTGAGAATGCTATTGATACCGATCCGGATAATTTTTCAACACTTAGCTTTGGGGTTTTAGGCGTTGCAGGTGCTATAGAACAAACCGTATATTTTGAGGGATCTTCACTATCTACAGATGAGTTTACTCTGCGAATGAGGCTTACAGGAACTATTTTAGATTTAAATCTTGCTAATAATATAAATGTAAGGTCTTATAATGGTGCTACCCTTGTACAGGATGTAACACTATCTACACTTTTAAGCTTAAACCTTTTAAACCTAAACGGAGGTGAAATTATATCTATTCCTTTAACTCCGGGAGCACCTGTAGACAGGATAACTTTAGAGTTTGAATCGTTTGTGGGATTATCCGTATCACAAAATCTTGACTTTTTTGGTATAACCAGAACAGCTGCTCAACCGGAAATTACAGATGTAGATACTCAGGATGCCAGAGGCTGTGAGGGAGGTACAGTAGATCTTTATGCGGATACTGATCCCGCTAATGAACTTAGATGGTATGATGCAGCAGAAGACGGTAACCTTTTAGCAACGGTAGCTGCAGGTGATCCTTTTACAACACCTGTACTTACTGCAGATGTAACATATTATGTGGCTGCTGCAAGGATAGGCTGTACTGAAGAATCGTTAAGAGTTGCAGTAGATGTTACTGTAACCAGTGTAGCTACTCCTAGTGGTACAGCGACTCAGGAGTTTTGTTCTTACGGAGGGTTTACTGTGGGTGATATTGTTGTTAACGAGAGCAATGTTGTTTTTTATGATCAGGCAACAGGAGGTACACAGTTTTTAGATACCGATGCATTAACGGATGCAACAGTATATTATGCAGCTCAGGTAGATGCATTAACAGGTTGTGAAAGCGTAACAAGGTTTGCAATAACTGTAAACTTAAATGATTTGTGTGATGTTACCCTTAACGTTAAAGTGTTATTACAGGGTGCATTATACAACTCAACACCTGGTGTTATGAGAGACAATTTAAGGAGTCAGGGATTAATTCCGTTAAACCAACCATACAGCAGCGCGCTGAATTCAAGATTTACTCAGGTAAATGGCGGAGGTACAGAAACAACTACAAATACTGTGCTTAATGCTAACTCTGGTACAAATGATGCTATTGTAGACTGGATTTTTATCGAGATAAGAGATGCAGCAAATTCGCAAACAATATTCAAAACAGTATCGGCACTTTTACAGCGTGACGGAGATGTGGTTGCATCAGACGGAAGCTCTCTGCGAGTTACCGGATTACCTGAAACTTTCTACATAGCTGTAAAACACAGAAACCATTTTGGAGCTATGGGCAGCCAGTTGCTAACCGTACTAAATGGTGAAGTTACTTTAGATTTTACAACAATAGATAGTGCCGATTTGTTTAGCCTTAGCGGATTTACAGGAGCAAACTCTATGGTTACTGTTAGTGGTGTAAAAGCACTATACGCCGGTAATGCAAATTATGATAATAAAGTAAAATATGACGGTGCTGCAAACGACAGGCAGGTTCTTGCCAGCCAGGTACTTTCTCACCCTTCAAATACAAATCAGGTACTAAACTTTTCCAGTGCAACCGGATATTATTCGGGAGATGTAAATATGGACGGGAAAGTATTGTATGATGGTGCAAGCAATGAAAGGCTGATAATACAGAATATAGTAATAACATACCCATTAAATACCAGCGGACTCAACAATTATAATGGAATGGTAGAGCAAATACCACAATAA
- a CDS encoding peptide chain release factor 3: MSFNTEIERRRTFGIISHPDAGKTTLTEKLLLFGGAIQEAGAVKSNKIKKGATSDFMEIERQRGISVATSVLAFNYQDKKINILDTPGHKDFAEDTFRTLTAVDSVIVVIDVAKGVEEQTEKLVEVCRMRNIPMLVFINKLDREGKDAFDLMDEVEQKLGLTVTPLSFPIGMGYDFQGIYNIWEKNINLFSGDSRKNIEETIAFSDINNPELEKIIGEKPAERLREELELIDEVYPTFDRQAYLEGKLQPVFFGSALNNFGVRELLDCFIQIAPSPRPKDSDTRTVNPDEKKFSGFVFKIHANMDPKHRDRLAFIKIVSGTFERNKPYLHVRLNKNLKFSSPNAFFAEKKEIVDISYPGDIVGLHDTGNFKIGDTLTEGETMSFKGIPSFSPEHFRYINNADPMKAKQLEKGIDQLMDEGVAQLFTLEMNNRKVIGTVGALQYEVIQYRLEHEYGAKCSYENFPAFKACWVKPEDSKNEEFAEFKRIKQKFLAKDKYGQLVFLADSDFSIQMTQQKYPTVKLFFTSEFD, translated from the coding sequence ATGAGCTTTAACACAGAGATAGAGAGAAGAAGAACATTCGGTATTATATCACACCCGGATGCCGGTAAAACCACACTAACAGAGAAACTTCTTCTTTTTGGAGGGGCAATTCAGGAAGCCGGTGCCGTAAAAAGTAACAAGATTAAAAAAGGTGCAACCAGCGACTTTATGGAGATTGAAAGACAAAGAGGTATCTCTGTCGCTACATCGGTTCTTGCTTTTAATTATCAGGATAAAAAAATCAATATACTTGATACCCCGGGTCACAAGGATTTTGCCGAAGATACCTTTAGAACACTTACGGCTGTAGACAGCGTTATTGTTGTTATAGATGTAGCAAAAGGTGTTGAGGAACAAACCGAAAAACTTGTTGAGGTTTGCCGAATGAGAAATATCCCGATGCTGGTGTTTATCAATAAGCTTGACCGTGAAGGTAAAGATGCTTTTGACCTAATGGATGAAGTAGAGCAAAAACTGGGATTAACAGTTACTCCGCTTAGTTTCCCTATTGGCATGGGGTATGATTTTCAGGGTATTTACAATATCTGGGAAAAGAACATAAACCTTTTTAGCGGAGACAGCAGAAAAAATATTGAAGAAACCATTGCTTTTTCTGACATAAACAATCCTGAGCTTGAAAAAATAATAGGAGAAAAACCTGCTGAAAGACTAAGGGAAGAGCTTGAACTTATTGATGAGGTTTACCCTACATTTGACAGACAGGCTTATCTTGAAGGAAAACTTCAGCCTGTATTTTTCGGTTCGGCATTAAATAATTTTGGTGTTAGGGAACTTCTTGACTGTTTTATTCAAATAGCTCCATCTCCAAGACCAAAAGACTCTGATACCAGAACTGTAAACCCTGATGAAAAGAAATTCTCAGGATTTGTATTTAAAATACATGCCAACATGGACCCTAAGCATAGGGACAGGCTTGCTTTTATAAAAATAGTATCAGGTACATTTGAAAGAAATAAACCGTATCTTCACGTAAGATTAAATAAGAACCTTAAGTTCTCAAGTCCAAATGCATTTTTCGCTGAAAAGAAAGAGATTGTTGATATTTCTTACCCAGGCGATATAGTTGGCCTTCATGATACAGGTAATTTTAAAATTGGGGATACACTTACAGAAGGTGAAACAATGAGCTTTAAAGGAATACCAAGCTTTTCACCCGAGCACTTCAGGTACATTAACAATGCCGACCCAATGAAAGCCAAACAGCTTGAAAAAGGTATTGACCAGTTAATGGACGAAGGTGTTGCCCAGTTATTTACCCTGGAAATGAACAACCGTAAGGTAATAGGTACTGTAGGAGCACTTCAGTACGAAGTTATCCAGTATAGGCTTGAACACGAATATGGTGCTAAATGTTCTTACGAAAATTTCCCGGCTTTTAAAGCATGCTGGGTTAAACCGGAAGATTCTAAAAATGAAGAATTTGCTGAGTTTAAAAGAATAAAGCAGAAGTTTTTGGCAAAAGACAAATACGGGCAACTGGTATTTTTAGCCGACTCTGATTTTTCTATTCAAATGACACAACAAAAATATCCGACAGTTAAACTGTTCTTTACATCTGAATTTGATTGA
- a CDS encoding sensor histidine kinase — MLSFETTREVVLHLTTNHLKGNFTLWYPYALFQNSITEKQTGFAAKDSVFEHPEATLFIICTVIIIATLFVAHMLVKKKLKKQKILTNYETEIRIAKRVHDEIANEIYNVMCHASSNDLGEVNNKERLLINLETVYNKSRNISREINNIDTGRGYKSQLKLMLSEYQAADVNIIIKDVDKIDWNKISETKKIAVYRALQEIMVNMKKHSNATLVVINFKLKRGKICISYSDNGIGMQISPITSKNGLLNVENRMVSINGKVIFEPKPGKGLHLTLTYPA, encoded by the coding sequence ATGCTTTCTTTTGAGACTACCCGCGAGGTTGTCTTGCACCTTACCACAAATCATTTAAAGGGTAATTTTACCCTATGGTACCCTTATGCCCTTTTTCAAAATTCTATAACGGAAAAACAAACCGGGTTTGCTGCTAAAGACTCGGTCTTCGAACATCCTGAGGCTACTCTTTTCATTATTTGTACCGTTATAATTATAGCTACATTATTTGTAGCACATATGCTTGTAAAGAAGAAGCTGAAGAAACAAAAAATACTAACTAACTACGAGACCGAAATACGCATAGCAAAAAGGGTTCATGATGAAATTGCTAATGAGATTTACAACGTAATGTGCCATGCATCGTCTAACGATCTTGGTGAGGTTAATAATAAAGAACGGCTTTTAATAAACCTGGAAACTGTTTATAATAAGAGTAGGAATATTTCCAGGGAAATAAACAACATAGATACGGGAAGGGGATATAAAAGTCAGTTAAAACTTATGCTTAGCGAGTATCAGGCTGCCGATGTAAACATTATAATAAAAGATGTAGACAAGATAGACTGGAATAAGATAAGTGAGACTAAAAAGATCGCTGTTTACAGGGCATTGCAGGAAATCATGGTAAATATGAAAAAACACAGCAATGCAACTTTAGTGGTCATCAACTTTAAGCTAAAAAGAGGAAAAATATGCATTAGTTATTCGGATAACGGAATAGGGATGCAAATAAGTCCGATTACTTCAAAAAACGGACTCTTAAATGTGGAAAACCGTATGGTTTCTATAAATGGTAAGGTTATTTTTGAGCCTAAGCCGGGAAAAGGACTCCACCTCACACTAACCTATCCCGCATAA
- a CDS encoding response regulator encodes MFKKILITEDIDSINLGLTTALKEKYNAAVSSTKYCDEAFLKIKKAIYEKEPYDLIITDLSFTEDHRESKIASGEELIKTIKAEQSDIGVIVYTIEDRPYKIKSLFEDYKIDAYIIKGRESTQELIEAIDTISKSQKKSTYISPKLNQLLKEDLFFEIEQYDIDLIKNLSKGLTQDEISYLLKKEGKTPSSISSIEKRINKLKIFFKAKNTIHLISIAKDMGII; translated from the coding sequence ATGTTTAAAAAAATCCTTATAACAGAAGATATAGACAGTATTAACCTGGGCCTTACAACTGCCCTGAAGGAAAAATACAATGCGGCCGTTAGCAGTACAAAATACTGTGATGAAGCTTTCTTAAAAATTAAAAAAGCCATCTACGAAAAAGAGCCGTATGATTTGATTATTACTGACTTATCTTTTACTGAAGACCATAGAGAATCTAAAATAGCATCGGGAGAAGAGTTAATAAAAACTATAAAAGCCGAACAATCTGACATTGGTGTAATTGTATACACTATTGAAGACAGGCCCTATAAAATAAAATCCCTGTTTGAAGACTATAAAATAGATGCCTATATAATTAAAGGAAGGGAAAGTACTCAAGAGCTTATAGAAGCCATAGATACCATATCTAAGTCCCAAAAAAAGAGTACTTACATTTCGCCAAAATTAAATCAGCTTTTAAAAGAAGATCTGTTCTTTGAAATAGAACAGTATGATATCGATTTAATAAAAAATCTCTCTAAAGGATTAACACAGGATGAAATAAGCTATTTATTAAAAAAAGAAGGAAAAACCCCTTCGAGTATAAGTAGTATAGAAAAAAGAATAAATAAGCTGAAAATATTTTTTAAGGCCAAAAACACCATACATCTTATCTCTATAGCAAAGGATATGGGGATTATTTAA
- a CDS encoding alpha-amylase family glycosyl hydrolase, which yields MLRKVFLMSCLFFAVGASAQKEVIYQVFQRSFFDSNGDGTGDFKGIQQKMDYLQMLGVNAIMLSPVYQSDVNNNLYATDWSKTDTAYGSLNEYRSLVQEAHRRKMKVYQDLDLRYVNDKHEWYTDKTKYKDYLLLKDNANKEYTNANREHSQAIAVNFKKGEVRGEIVKMLQYWINPDGSSSYYSGVDGFRFSNVSDDFGGQSNLLREFWVPVIKGLRDTKVDLLIMASPADDKYTNDDFYNVGFDAVFDRKLRDGIVSFDKKKLENAIATTILNTPENKAQMVFVSGYDVGRFANAENYKSDQLKALAALNVFLGGKPVIYYGEELGTPHIDEVKGMERIIWQRGDTLISNTQWYMPFMKADGELYEARPVAEQINDKQSLFSFYKQLLGLKNHPALTEGQYVAMRNENEYAVSFLRVSKVEKLLFVINLSDEEQRIYLNPDIIIKFNNSRMLLGDKEWDFVRGGRAITLPPYGVAVWQLL from the coding sequence ATGCTAAGAAAAGTATTTTTAATGTCCTGCCTGTTTTTTGCGGTAGGGGCCTCGGCACAAAAGGAAGTCATCTATCAGGTGTTTCAGCGCAGTTTTTTTGACAGTAATGGCGATGGAACAGGTGATTTTAAAGGAATCCAACAAAAAATGGATTACCTGCAAATGCTGGGTGTTAATGCTATAATGCTGTCTCCAGTCTATCAGTCGGATGTTAACAACAATCTTTATGCTACAGACTGGAGTAAAACCGATACTGCTTATGGGAGTTTAAACGAATACAGGTCCTTAGTGCAGGAAGCACACAGAAGAAAGATGAAAGTATATCAGGATTTAGACCTGAGGTATGTTAATGATAAACATGAATGGTATACCGATAAGACAAAGTATAAAGATTATCTTCTATTAAAGGATAATGCTAATAAAGAATATACTAATGCTAACAGAGAGCATTCTCAGGCTATTGCCGTTAACTTTAAGAAAGGAGAGGTTAGGGGAGAGATAGTGAAAATGCTTCAATACTGGATTAATCCCGATGGCAGTTCTTCTTATTACAGCGGTGTTGATGGTTTTAGATTCAGTAATGTGTCTGATGATTTTGGTGGTCAGAGCAACTTGCTGAGAGAATTTTGGGTGCCCGTTATTAAGGGATTAAGGGATACAAAGGTAGATTTGCTTATAATGGCTTCACCGGCTGATGATAAATATACTAATGACGATTTTTATAATGTAGGCTTTGATGCTGTGTTTGACAGAAAGCTTAGGGATGGAATAGTTTCTTTTGATAAGAAAAAGCTTGAGAATGCTATAGCGACAACGATACTTAATACTCCCGAAAATAAAGCTCAGATGGTTTTTGTAAGCGGTTACGATGTGGGTAGGTTTGCCAATGCAGAAAATTATAAATCGGATCAGCTTAAGGCCTTAGCGGCACTTAATGTGTTTTTAGGGGGTAAGCCTGTTATCTATTATGGCGAAGAGTTAGGTACTCCTCATATTGATGAGGTAAAAGGTATGGAACGAATTATTTGGCAGAGAGGGGATACTCTAATATCAAATACACAGTGGTATATGCCTTTTATGAAGGCTGACGGTGAATTATATGAAGCGAGGCCAGTTGCTGAACAAATAAATGATAAGCAGTCTTTATTTAGTTTTTACAAACAGTTATTGGGGTTAAAAAATCACCCTGCGCTTACCGAAGGGCAGTATGTTGCCATGAGAAACGAAAATGAGTATGCTGTTTCTTTTTTAAGGGTTTCTAAAGTAGAAAAATTATTATTTGTTATTAATCTTTCAGACGAAGAACAACGAATATATCTTAATCCCGATATTATTATAAAGTTTAATAACAGCAGAATGTTATTAGGCGATAAAGAATGGGATTTTGTGAGGGGAGGAAGAGCTATAACACTGCCTCCTTATGGTGTTGCGGTATGGCAACTTCTATAA
- the udk gene encoding uridine kinase: MLVIGIAGGTGSGKTTVVHQLMNELPLTEVGIISQDSYYKETSNLSYDERTKINFDHPRSIDFELLTQHLKELKEGKNIEQPVYSFVTHNRTGDTIVTHPRKVMIVEGILILSNPELRELFDIKIFVHADSDERLIRRLRRDIAERGRDMDEVLNRYQTTLKPMHEQFIEPTKAFADIIIPHDRYNTVAIDVVRAVINQRIL, encoded by the coding sequence ATGCTAGTAATTGGAATTGCAGGAGGTACCGGAAGCGGAAAAACAACCGTGGTACATCAGTTAATGAATGAACTTCCGCTTACCGAAGTGGGCATTATATCTCAGGATTCTTATTATAAGGAAACTTCAAACCTGAGTTATGACGAAAGAACAAAGATTAACTTTGACCATCCCCGCTCTATTGATTTTGAATTGTTAACCCAACATTTAAAAGAGCTTAAGGAAGGAAAAAACATAGAGCAGCCGGTTTATTCTTTTGTTACCCATAACCGTACCGGAGATACTATAGTAACCCACCCAAGAAAGGTAATGATTGTAGAAGGTATACTTATACTTTCTAACCCTGAGCTAAGGGAGCTTTTTGATATCAAAATATTTGTTCATGCCGATTCTGACGAGAGACTTATAAGAAGGCTAAGACGTGACATTGCAGAGCGTGGTCGTGATATGGACGAAGTTCTTAACCGCTATCAAACCACACTAAAACCCATGCATGAACAGTTTATTGAACCTACCAAAGCGTTTGCCGATATTATTATACCTCATGACAGGTATAATACAGTAGCGATAGATGTGGTAAGGGCTGTTATTAACCAAAGGATACTTTAA
- a CDS encoding FtsB family cell division protein, translating to MKKPFSKLTERYPFLKILGNRYVLVAILATVWWFFLDNYSFFEHRILDKEIKELEENKQYYKEEIKKDSISIRHLNNPDQTEKYAREKYYMKRENEDIYIIEFEDGVPPDEDTKSL from the coding sequence ATGAAAAAACCATTCAGCAAATTAACAGAGCGCTATCCTTTTCTCAAAATACTGGGAAACAGGTATGTACTTGTTGCTATTTTAGCTACTGTATGGTGGTTCTTTCTTGACAATTATTCATTTTTTGAGCACAGGATACTGGATAAGGAAATAAAAGAGCTGGAGGAAAACAAGCAATATTACAAAGAGGAAATAAAAAAGGACAGCATTAGCATAAGGCACCTTAACAATCCGGATCAGACCGAAAAATATGCACGCGAAAAGTATTACATGAAGCGTGAAAACGAGGATATATATATCATAGAATTTGAAGATGGCGTGCCTCCAGATGAGGACACAAAATCTCTTTAA
- a CDS encoding methylmalonyl-CoA mutase subunit beta, which yields MSENLFNEFEPVSSKQWKQQIQYELKGADYNETLIWESPEGIKVKPFYHIDEFKEPLQVTTHTSQFKICQNIFVHDIDKSVFRANETLKRGAEAIRFTIPNEDTDVEKLLNALPLESTPVYFNLNFLSIDFVKKLDAIAKAKNAVFFVQLDPIGQLTKDGNWHTNLDKDFESLNTIAIACSNIHFLSIDSSLYQNAGANIVQQIAYTLAHANEYFNRIATINKPVVLHVSVGTNYFFEIAKLRALRLLFGLLAKEYDHNFECHIIASPTKRNKTLYDYNVNMLRTTTECMSAILGGADAVSNLAYDAIYHKDNEFGDRISRNQLLVLKHESYFDKVNNPADGAYYIEELTQQLAEKGLALFKDIEANGGFLTQLKEGTIQRKIQESATKEQELFDDGKEILLGTNKYPNKLDKMNHDLELYPFVKSNPRKTLIIPIIEKRLAEKTEQQRLEEEKTNAGAE from the coding sequence ATGAGCGAAAATTTATTTAATGAATTTGAACCTGTATCTTCCAAACAATGGAAACAACAGATACAGTATGAACTGAAGGGAGCCGATTATAACGAAACTCTTATTTGGGAAAGTCCTGAAGGAATTAAGGTAAAACCTTTTTACCATATTGATGAGTTTAAAGAGCCTTTACAGGTAACTACCCACACTTCTCAATTTAAAATTTGCCAGAATATTTTTGTACACGATATAGATAAATCTGTATTTCGTGCAAACGAGACATTAAAGCGTGGTGCCGAAGCGATTCGTTTTACCATTCCTAACGAAGATACAGATGTTGAAAAACTACTGAATGCACTTCCTTTGGAAAGCACTCCGGTTTATTTCAATTTGAATTTTCTTTCAATCGATTTCGTAAAAAAACTGGATGCCATAGCTAAGGCTAAAAATGCTGTATTTTTTGTTCAGTTAGACCCTATAGGCCAATTAACAAAAGACGGCAACTGGCACACTAACCTTGACAAAGATTTTGAATCTTTAAATACTATAGCTATTGCCTGCTCTAATATTCATTTCCTGAGTATAGACAGCAGCCTTTACCAAAATGCAGGAGCTAATATTGTTCAGCAAATTGCCTATACTCTGGCTCATGCCAATGAATATTTCAATCGAATAGCTACCATAAATAAACCTGTTGTATTACACGTATCGGTAGGTACAAACTACTTTTTTGAAATTGCAAAACTTCGTGCTTTAAGACTGCTTTTCGGTCTTTTAGCAAAAGAGTACGATCATAATTTTGAATGCCACATTATCGCTTCTCCTACTAAACGTAACAAAACGCTGTATGATTATAATGTAAACATGCTGCGTACAACTACCGAATGTATGAGTGCAATATTGGGAGGTGCCGATGCCGTATCTAACCTGGCATATGATGCAATTTACCACAAAGACAACGAGTTTGGCGACAGGATATCGCGAAACCAGCTTTTAGTCCTAAAACATGAAAGCTATTTTGATAAGGTAAATAATCCTGCAGACGGTGCTTATTATATAGAAGAACTTACACAGCAACTGGCCGAAAAAGGGCTTGCGCTATTCAAGGATATAGAAGCTAATGGTGGTTTTCTTACGCAACTTAAGGAAGGGACCATACAACGAAAAATACAGGAGAGTGCAACCAAAGAGCAGGAGCTTTTTGATGATGGTAAAGAGATTTTATTAGGTACTAATAAGTACCCTAACAAACTTGATAAAATGAACCATGATCTGGAGCTTTATCCGTTTGTAAAATCTAACCCGAGAAAAACGCTTATCATCCCTATTATTGAAAAGCGCCTTGCCGAAAAAACAGAGCAGCAGCGACTGGAAGAAGAAAAGACTAATGCAGGTGCAGAATAA